A region of the Desulfuribacillus alkaliarsenatis genome:
ATTGTCTTTTGCTCTGGAAGCTATTTTTTAACTAATGAATAAAGACCTATATAAAGTCATATACTTCTTACAATCTATAGTACGGAGAGCTATGGATTTCATATAGGGCAACGATGAGCTTTATAGAGATAAAAATCAAAGGAGAGTATATTACTATGACGGAAAAAGAAGTAATTTTAACACCAGATGGACTAAAGAAATTAGAAGATGAGCTAGAGCAGCTTAAATCAGTGAAGCGCAGAGAAGTAGCAGAGAGGATTAAAGTAGCGATTAGCTATGGCGATATAAGTGAGAACTCAGAATACGAAGATGCTAAAAATGAGCAAGCATTTATTGAAGGTAGAATCATTACTTTAGAAAAGATGTTACGCAATGCTAAAATCATTAATAACGATGATGTAGACGTTAATCTAGTTAGTGTTGGTTCAACGGTAATAGTTAAGGATTTAGAGTTCGGTGATGATTTAGAATATAAAATTGTCGGCTCTGCTGAAAGTGATCCACTAGCGCAGAAAATATCAAACGAGTCGCCTTTAGGTAAAGCTTTACTAGGTAAGTCTAAAGGAGACACAATTGAGGTATCAGCTCCAGCTGGGATAATAAAATATGAAATTCTAGATATCAAAAAATAAGTGTGATAAATTATAGTACTAGAGCTCAGGATAACCTGGGCTCTTAAGTGCAACAGTAGAACTAATAAGAAGCTTTAACGAAGAAGTTATAATAATTTGCAATTAAATGTAAGGGA
Encoded here:
- the greA gene encoding transcription elongation factor GreA, producing MTEKEVILTPDGLKKLEDELEQLKSVKRREVAERIKVAISYGDISENSEYEDAKNEQAFIEGRIITLEKMLRNAKIINNDDVDVNLVSVGSTVIVKDLEFGDDLEYKIVGSAESDPLAQKISNESPLGKALLGKSKGDTIEVSAPAGIIKYEILDIKK